The Urbifossiella limnaea genome has a window encoding:
- a CDS encoding DNA modification methylase → MDVEMWPVGRLKPYPQNPRHNDAGVDAVAASLKAFGWQQPVVADEQDVIVVGHTRYKAALKLGLTEVPVHVARGLTPEQARAYRIADNQTATLSAWDDGLLAQELAALQAVDFDLGLTGFAEDDLLALLADPPAAAVADPDAVPEPPAVPVTRPGDLWAVGRHRLLCGDATKAADVARVLGGDPADVLLTDPPYNVAYEGGTADRLTIANDDLSPDDFQQFLFSALTAARTHLRPGGGFYVWHADTFGLSVRRAAAEAGLRVRQCLVWVKPALVLGRQDYQWRHEPCLYGWADGAPHTWLGGRAQTTVLEFDKPARNAEHPTMKPVALFQALLANSCPVGGVVLDPFGGSGTTLVAAEQAGRSARLLEVDPRYCDVILSRAGATFGDAVPVRLLDGDTEVAHADVVAARRAEAAAA, encoded by the coding sequence ATGGACGTGGAGATGTGGCCGGTCGGGCGGCTCAAGCCGTACCCGCAGAACCCCCGGCACAACGACGCCGGGGTCGATGCCGTCGCGGCGTCGCTGAAGGCGTTCGGGTGGCAGCAACCAGTTGTCGCGGACGAGCAGGACGTGATCGTGGTCGGGCACACTCGGTACAAGGCGGCTCTCAAGCTCGGCCTGACTGAGGTGCCGGTGCATGTGGCCCGCGGGCTCACCCCCGAGCAGGCACGCGCGTACCGCATCGCCGACAACCAGACCGCCACGCTCTCCGCCTGGGACGACGGGCTGCTCGCCCAGGAGCTGGCCGCGCTCCAGGCCGTCGACTTCGACCTCGGCCTGACGGGGTTCGCCGAGGACGACCTGCTGGCGCTGCTCGCCGACCCGCCAGCGGCAGCTGTCGCCGACCCGGACGCCGTGCCCGAGCCGCCGGCGGTGCCGGTGACCCGCCCCGGCGACCTGTGGGCCGTCGGCCGCCACCGCCTGCTCTGCGGCGACGCAACCAAGGCTGCCGACGTGGCCCGGGTGCTGGGCGGGGACCCGGCGGACGTGCTGCTGACGGACCCGCCGTACAACGTCGCGTACGAGGGCGGCACCGCCGACCGCCTCACCATCGCCAACGACGACCTGTCCCCCGACGACTTCCAGCAGTTCCTCTTCTCGGCGCTTACGGCAGCACGAACGCACCTGCGGCCGGGGGGCGGGTTCTACGTGTGGCACGCCGACACGTTCGGGCTGTCCGTCCGCCGGGCCGCGGCCGAGGCCGGGCTCCGGGTGCGGCAGTGCCTGGTGTGGGTGAAGCCGGCGCTGGTGCTCGGGCGGCAGGACTACCAGTGGCGCCACGAGCCGTGCCTCTACGGCTGGGCCGACGGCGCCCCCCACACGTGGCTCGGCGGCCGCGCCCAGACCACCGTGCTGGAGTTCGACAAGCCGGCCCGGAACGCCGAGCACCCGACCATGAAGCCGGTGGCCCTGTTCCAGGCGTTGCTCGCCAACAGCTGCCCGGTCGGCGGGGTGGTCCTCGACCCGTTCGGCGGGAGCGGCACCACGCTGGTGGCCGCCGAACAGGCGGGCCGTAGCGCGCGGCTGCTGGAGGTCGATCCGCGGTACTGTGACGTCATCCTGTCTCGTGCCGGGGCCACGTTCGGCGATGCCGTGCCGGTGCGACTGCTCGACGGCGATACGGAGGTCGCCCACGCGGACGTGGTGGCGGCGCGGCGGGCCGAAGCAGCGGCGGCGTAG
- a CDS encoding ATP-binding protein, giving the protein MRYLREWERESNLANAWADFGDRAGLVDRVARHLLGRDAPNVLHVAGLSGIGKTRVAFEACRRNERLNGVFYLPRYTDLTLALRRAIEAADAVTLVVDETSFSEFEQVRALFADRPAQVRIVTLGPAARQRVHAHPDLIVVPEPQTEGEVLAVIRGPGQSLPEAVLQSIAARSAHDLRLALLLVEATRRRPDFQTVPLLDFDGVWRRVTTLFSSHIPDPVAFRSRYEVLTVSVDVGVRDEYGDELRALAGYFGIPESHLLDALNVAEGCGLGVRTTRFFEGVPHALAVGLFHDLFRRRLRDRLEEFMGRLPERLLRRFLERCQELPGGLREEVADHVGRVFLNWLSGAGVTALVGRSDSRVFQTWAEFDPTQGLAWLRRAAEAASAEQLLGVDGAPDGSGGWRGRRQLVWLCQNLAGFADHFAACEAILYRLARYETEPRIGNNGTAVWRSLFWPVLTPTELPFDRRFRTLLTRLRAASADDLELVLEAAFAVIDPPHLGLGMPPGMVGGRVTPQPWMPASHEQLREYRRDAARQVLGAVATLPEPVRDLARRRLVSRIRRFGYVGALDAARGLFTTSSLPADLRRELVVELDRTIGFHRRIDGGARPPAHLPLLEQWRADLAVDDLATRIQDLTAHGYHDLWMEHQSDALYEALAEELLTTPGSLAGLGDWLAAEAAKGAGAFGFTVGRRDTAGRCAETVRGWLGTDAARPFVLGYLHGVMARTGDLPGDWAAELDAVAAGHPELAVIATVTADRGARGVDRILAVIGRVTPPASRLLRQLAYGGWRERLVEPDRVRVLDALMGLRETGDRAAVGVGLELVAFWYHDAPGLDPTIVPAAARLAALAPTAEASHDRIHDWHRVLRLLAPFDPQMVAEVVVGLITGSGHDWRLDDGNVEVLAAAGRVAPRGVMNVIGAAILDPARRGIFGVDVFHGLFEAIGVAEVRRWVEAHGPEALRWVARHLDSPSVGPAGEVVIPAVTHWLFTDREGDQEAFELYLMGRHSGAFIATDDMADRTRAVMAPFTSHPLRRVREWAEYEIRSAEQHTDWLRRENEEDERL; this is encoded by the coding sequence GTGCGATACCTCCGCGAGTGGGAGCGGGAGTCCAACCTGGCCAACGCGTGGGCCGATTTCGGGGACCGGGCCGGGCTCGTGGACCGCGTCGCGCGGCACCTTCTCGGGCGGGACGCGCCCAACGTCCTGCACGTTGCCGGGCTCTCCGGGATCGGGAAGACGCGGGTCGCGTTCGAGGCGTGTCGCCGGAACGAGCGGCTGAACGGGGTGTTCTACCTCCCGCGGTACACGGACCTCACGCTGGCCCTACGGCGGGCGATCGAGGCGGCGGACGCCGTGACCCTGGTGGTGGACGAAACCTCGTTCTCCGAGTTCGAGCAGGTGCGGGCGCTGTTCGCGGACCGCCCGGCACAGGTGCGGATCGTGACGCTCGGCCCCGCCGCCCGCCAGCGGGTCCATGCTCACCCGGACCTGATCGTGGTGCCGGAACCGCAGACCGAGGGCGAGGTGCTGGCGGTCATCCGCGGGCCGGGGCAGTCGCTCCCCGAAGCGGTCCTGCAAAGCATCGCAGCCCGGTCGGCTCATGACCTCCGACTCGCCTTGCTGCTGGTCGAGGCGACCCGCCGGAGGCCGGACTTCCAGACCGTTCCGCTGCTCGACTTCGACGGCGTCTGGCGGCGGGTGACGACCTTGTTCTCGTCACACATCCCGGACCCGGTCGCCTTCCGCTCCCGGTACGAGGTGCTGACCGTCTCGGTCGATGTCGGCGTGAGGGACGAGTACGGCGACGAGCTCCGCGCCCTGGCGGGCTACTTCGGGATCCCCGAGTCGCACCTCCTCGACGCCCTGAACGTGGCGGAGGGCTGCGGGCTGGGGGTCCGGACGACGCGGTTCTTCGAGGGGGTGCCACACGCGCTCGCCGTCGGCCTGTTCCACGACCTCTTCCGGCGCCGCCTCCGGGACCGGCTGGAGGAGTTCATGGGCCGCCTCCCGGAGCGGCTCCTCCGGCGGTTCCTGGAGCGGTGCCAGGAGCTCCCGGGCGGCTTGCGGGAGGAGGTGGCCGACCACGTCGGCCGCGTCTTTCTGAACTGGCTGTCCGGGGCCGGTGTCACGGCACTCGTCGGCCGGTCGGACTCGCGGGTGTTCCAGACCTGGGCCGAGTTCGACCCGACCCAGGGCCTGGCCTGGCTCCGTCGGGCGGCCGAGGCCGCGTCCGCCGAGCAACTGCTCGGGGTCGACGGCGCCCCGGACGGCTCGGGCGGCTGGCGGGGGCGGCGGCAGCTCGTCTGGCTGTGCCAGAACCTGGCCGGGTTCGCCGACCACTTCGCGGCGTGCGAGGCGATCCTGTACCGGCTCGCCCGGTACGAGACCGAGCCGCGGATCGGGAACAACGGCACCGCCGTCTGGCGGTCACTGTTCTGGCCCGTCCTCACCCCGACCGAACTCCCGTTCGACCGGCGGTTCCGCACCCTCCTCACCCGCCTCCGGGCGGCGTCGGCTGACGACCTAGAACTGGTCCTGGAGGCCGCCTTCGCCGTGATCGACCCGCCGCACCTAGGGCTCGGCATGCCCCCGGGGATGGTCGGCGGGCGGGTGACACCGCAGCCGTGGATGCCGGCGTCACACGAGCAACTCCGGGAGTACCGGCGGGACGCGGCCCGTCAGGTTCTCGGAGCCGTGGCCACGCTACCGGAGCCGGTCAGGGATCTCGCCCGCCGCCGCCTGGTGAGCCGCATCCGGCGGTTCGGGTACGTCGGGGCGCTCGACGCGGCTCGCGGGCTGTTCACGACCTCTTCCCTTCCCGCCGACCTCCGGCGCGAGCTCGTGGTGGAACTCGACCGGACGATCGGCTTCCACCGGCGGATCGACGGTGGCGCCCGGCCGCCGGCCCACCTCCCGCTGCTGGAGCAGTGGCGGGCCGACCTCGCGGTGGACGACCTGGCGACCCGGATCCAGGACCTGACCGCCCACGGCTACCACGACCTGTGGATGGAGCACCAGTCGGACGCACTGTACGAGGCGCTGGCCGAGGAGCTGTTGACGACCCCGGGGTCGCTCGCCGGGTTGGGGGACTGGCTCGCCGCCGAAGCCGCCAAGGGGGCCGGGGCGTTCGGGTTCACGGTCGGCCGGCGGGATACCGCCGGCCGTTGCGCGGAGACGGTCCGGGGTTGGCTCGGGACGGACGCCGCCCGCCCGTTCGTTCTCGGCTACCTGCACGGGGTCATGGCCCGGACCGGCGACCTGCCCGGCGACTGGGCCGCCGAGCTCGACGCGGTCGCGGCCGGGCATCCCGAGCTGGCGGTGATAGCGACCGTGACTGCCGACCGCGGCGCCCGCGGCGTCGACCGGATCCTGGCCGTCATCGGTCGGGTCACGCCGCCGGCATCCCGCCTCCTCCGGCAGCTCGCCTACGGCGGGTGGCGGGAGCGGTTGGTCGAGCCGGACCGGGTGAGAGTCCTGGATGCCCTGATGGGGTTGCGGGAGACCGGCGACCGGGCCGCGGTCGGCGTCGGGCTGGAACTCGTTGCGTTCTGGTACCACGACGCCCCAGGGCTCGACCCGACCATCGTCCCGGCAGCCGCCCGCTTGGCAGCGCTCGCCCCGACCGCCGAGGCGAGCCACGACCGGATTCACGACTGGCACCGGGTGCTGCGGCTCCTGGCCCCGTTCGACCCCCAGATGGTCGCCGAGGTCGTCGTCGGTCTGATTACCGGGTCCGGGCACGATTGGCGGCTCGACGACGGGAACGTCGAGGTGTTGGCCGCGGCCGGGCGGGTCGCGCCGCGGGGGGTGATGAACGTAATCGGGGCGGCGATCCTGGACCCCGCCCGCCGGGGCATCTTCGGGGTGGACGTGTTCCACGGCCTGTTCGAGGCGATCGGGGTGGCCGAAGTCCGCCGGTGGGTCGAGGCCCACGGCCCTGAAGCCCTCCGGTGGGTCGCCCGGCACCTGGACAGTCCGTCCGTCGGTCCGGCGGGAGAGGTCGTGATCCCGGCGGTGACGCACTGGCTGTTCACGGACCGGGAGGGTGACCAGGAGGCGTTCGAGTTGTACTTGATGGGCCGGCACAGCGGGGCGTTTATAGCCACGGACGATATGGCCGACCGGACCAGGGCGGTTATGGCACCGTTCACATCGCACCCGCTCCGGCGGGTGCGGGAGTGGGCCGAATATGAGATCCGGTCCGCCGAGCAGCACACCGACTGGCTGCGACGGGAGAACGAGGAGGATGAGCGGTTATAA
- a CDS encoding RNA polymerase sigma factor, with translation MSETITPSLLERVRHQDAAAWHRLVLLFTPVVYQWVRRGGVPEADAPDVVQDTFVGVLHSVVEFRRDHDGATFRGWLRRITQYKVRDFFRRQADRPTAEGGSAANVRLHLHPELPPDDEADETDSQSLVRRGLELIRDEFEPRTWQAFQAVGVDERPAAEVAAELGMSVGAVYVAKSRVLKRLREELDGLV, from the coding sequence ATGTCCGAAACCATCACGCCGAGCCTGCTCGAACGGGTGCGCCACCAGGACGCGGCCGCGTGGCACCGCCTCGTGCTGCTGTTCACGCCCGTCGTCTACCAGTGGGTCCGCCGCGGCGGGGTGCCCGAGGCGGACGCCCCCGACGTGGTGCAGGACACGTTCGTCGGCGTGCTCCACAGCGTCGTTGAGTTCCGCCGCGACCACGACGGGGCCACGTTCCGCGGCTGGCTCCGCCGCATCACCCAGTACAAGGTCCGCGACTTCTTCCGCCGGCAGGCCGACCGGCCGACCGCCGAAGGCGGCTCCGCCGCCAACGTCCGCCTCCACCTCCATCCCGAATTGCCGCCCGACGATGAGGCCGACGAGACGGACAGCCAGAGCCTCGTCCGCCGCGGGCTGGAACTCATCCGGGACGAGTTCGAGCCGCGGACCTGGCAGGCGTTCCAGGCCGTCGGCGTGGACGAGCGGCCGGCCGCGGAGGTCGCCGCCGAGCTGGGCATGTCCGTTGGGGCCGTGTACGTCGCCAAGAGCCGCGTCCTCAAGCGGCTCCGCGAGGAGCTCGACGGCCTCGTCTGA